One window of the Manihot esculenta cultivar AM560-2 chromosome 14, M.esculenta_v8, whole genome shotgun sequence genome contains the following:
- the LOC110600623 gene encoding uncharacterized protein LOC110600623 isoform X1, with translation MGHKKRNPTTRSKLAPPSTPAAVAAADEAENSNNLSLVKIEQPIFPEPDVSSYSAIKSECERALTALRRGNHTKALRLMKESCTRHGDNSPHAALIHRVQGTVCVKVASIIDDPNAKQRHLKNAIDSARRAAELSPNSIEFAHFYANLLYEAANDGKEYEDVMKECDRALDILNPIDPAKESLQDESQQRITTAEARIAHVQSELRSLKQKSSIASISTWMKNLGTGEEIRLIPIRRATEDPMEVKLVQTRRPNEIKKATKTPEERRKEIEVRVAAARLLQQKSESSLGHNGGERSDKGVEAPSGSDRRGERRKYGINARKNGTNKERKDWVQSYWNSMSMEMKSDLLKIRVSDLMGYFGSFKDGLASEVLNEALAFAEENKTWGFWMCCRCFEKFADSESHIHHVVQEHMGNLMPKMQAVLPQSVDNEWIEMILNCSWKPLDISSAAKMLGSRGKDQDADVVEDFYSGARNEECDDCFKDAWDSSPKKENLRDCYNDFTMESNDPDKVSSIECKECDGNQGPMAYSIDSWPLSEDSERGKLLEKIHALFEAFIKHKYLAASHLNKVIQLTMDELQTLASGSQLLNHGIDQTPLCICFLGASQLRKVLKFLQEISHSCGLGRYSEKSSTVDDLSAAQGPEIKEKIVLNSDASCLYLDECLLPSECAPGTCLHDNMVTATSTNVGNGNSVLPDAAALLSWIFAGPSSGEQLQSWVRTKDKKVHQGMEILETLEKEFYHLQSLCERKCEHLSYMEALQAVEDLCLEETKKREVNIHDHSCYEYALRKRRDDLVENEHDALFISGRIELDVIANILKEAEDLNGNQFGYEDSYNGINSQLCDLETGENNDWKTKDDAHQMDTCIQVVIQRQKHQLSIELSKIDARIMRNVTGMQQLELKLEPVSAHDYRLILLPLVKSYMRAHLEDLAEKDATEKSDAAREAFLAELALDSKKSARGGSDNLRNIQDKSKDKRKNRDYRKTKDSKATFGNEQHLLHDETAEQSSFLVASDGDHPDSETLLSMNGDDLKQQEEEFRRKIELEAEERKLEETLEYQRRIENEAKMKHLAEQQYKKSNRTFPEKVAGGQHDSNLECDSDAVHEPLEHLTYKNGFPNDIEVMPMVSGAAVPVKPWISNAQMTSGTHNTKANQGPSSEGTSDDSILPSDRRTGRRGRRQKSATRSFDGKYQPVSAEKNNGEVGNGDNGTKTLRQLQAEEDDEERFQADLKKAVRQSLDAFQAHQQAPLISSSRRPQNLPLEVNSAGVSPNEVAIKSVNETDVVGAGLQNDVGEYNCFLNVIIQSLWHLRRFREEFLQRSASEHVHVGEPCVVCALYDIFTALTTASTDMLREAVAPTSLRIALSNLYPDSNFFQEAQMNDASEVLAVIFDCLHRAFTSGSTGSGSDSDSVESSGTGFWDCTNNACLVHSLFGMDIFERMNCYSCGLESRHLKYTSFFHNINASALRTMKVMCSENSFDELLNLVEMNHQLACDPEVGGCGKFNYIHHILSTAPHVFTTVLGWQNTCESVEDIAATLAALSTEIDISALYRGLDPKNMHSLVSVVCYYGQHYHCFAYSQDHERWIMYDDKTVKVIGSWADVLSMCERGHLQPQVLFFEAVN, from the exons ATGGGGCATAAGAAGCGCAACCCCACTACTCGGTCCAAACTAGCTCCGCCGTCTACGCCGGCGGCAGTTGCTGCCGCCGATGAAGCCGAGAATTCGAATAATCTTTCCCTCGTTAAGATCGAACAGCCTATTTTTCCTGAACCAGACGTCTCTTCTTACTCGGCAATCAAAAGTGAATGTGAGCGGGCTTTGACGGCTCTTCGCCGAGGCAATCACACCAAAGCCCTCCGCCTCATGAAGGAGTCGTGTACCCGGCACGGCGATAACTCGCCGCATGCTGCCTTAATCCACCGCGTGCAAGGTACGGTTTGTGTAAAGGTTGCCTCGATAATCGATGACCCCAACGCCAAACAGCGGCATTTGAAGAACGCGATCGACTCCGCCCGTAGAGCCGCTGAATTGTCGCCGAACTCTATAGAATTTGCGCATTTCTACGCTAATTTGCTCTATGAGGCTGCAAATGATGGGAAAGAGTACGAGGATGTTATGAAAGAGTGTGACCGCGCGTTGGATATCTTGAACCCAATTGATCCCGCCAAGGAAAGCTTGCAAGACGAGAGCCAGCAGAGGATAACGACTGCGGAAGCGAGGATTGCTCACGTGCAGAGTGAGCTGAGGAGCTTGAAGCAGAAATCGAGTATTGCGTCAATTTCGACTTGGATGAAGAATTTAGGGACTGGTGAAGAAATTAGATTGATACCCATAAGGAGAGCCACTGAGGATCCTATGGAGGTTAAGTTAGTGCAAACTAGGCGGCCCAATGAGATTAAGAAGGCGACAAAGACGCCTGAAGAGAGACGGAAAGAGATTGAAGTTAGGGTCGCTGCTGCTAGGCTATTGCAGCAGAAATCAGAGAGCAGCTTGGGACATAATGGGGGCGAGCGGAGTGACAAGGGAGTGGAAGCGCCGTCAGGGAGTGATAGGAGAGGAGAGAGGAGGAAGTATGGGATTAATGCGAGGAAGAACGGTACTAACAAGGAGAGGAAGGATTGGGTGCAGTCATATTGGAACTCAATGAGCATGGAAATGAAGAGTGATTTGTTAAAAATTCGGGTCAGTGATTTGATGGGTTATTTTGGATCGTTCAAGGATGGTTTGGCTAGTGAGGTCTTAAATGAGGCATTGGCATTTGCTGAGGAGAATAAGACATGGGGATTttggatgtgttgtagatgcTTTGAGAAGTTTGCAGATTCCGAGAGTCATATACATCATGTTGTGCAAGAGCACATGGGAAATCTTATGCCTAAAATGCAGGCAGTTTTACCTCAGAGTGTTGACAATGAATGGATTGAGATGATTCTTAATTGTTCTTGGAAGCCTCTTGATATTTCCTCTGCAGCGAAGATGCTTGGAAGTCGTGGGAAAGACCAGGATGCAGACGTTGTTGAGGATTTTTACTCAGGGGCTCGTAATGAGGAGTGTGATGATTGCTTTAAAGATGCGTGGGATTCTTCTCCAAAGAAGGAAAATTTGAGGGACTGCTATAATGATTTTACTATGGAGAGCAATGATCCAGATAAGGTTTCCAGTATTGAGTGTAAAGAATGCGATGGAAACCAGGGTCCAATGGCGTACTCTATTGATAGTTGGCCTTTGTCAGAGGACTCTGAGAGAGGAAAGCTCCTTGAGAAAATTCATGCTTTATTTGAGGCATTCATTAAACATAAGTATCTTGCAGCAAGCCATCTGAATAAGGTGATACAACTTACTATGGACGAGCTACAGACTCTTGCTTCTGGTTCTCAGCTTCTAAACCATGGCATAGACCAGACACCCTTGTGCATTTGCTTTTTGGGAGCATCACAACTTAGAAAGGTCCTCAAGTTTTTGCAGGAAATATCTCATTCTTGTGGTTTGGGAAGATATTCTGAGAAAAGTAGTACTGTTGATGATTTAAGTGCTGCTCAAGGTCCTgagataaaagagaaaattgTTCTTAATAGTGATGCCTCATGTCTTTACCTGGATGAATGTCTATTGCCATCTGAATGTGCTCCTGGTACATGTCTTCATGATAATATGGTCACAGCAACTTCTACTAACGTTGGCAATGGAAATAGCGTTCTACCTGATGCTGCTGCTTTGCTCTCATGGATATTTGCAGGCCCCTCGAGTGGGGAGCAATTGCAATCATGGGTGCGTACAAAAGATAAGAAAGTGCACCAAGGAATGGAAATTCTGGAAACACTTGAGAAGGAGTTTTACCACCTTCAGAGCCTTTGCGAGAGAAAATGTGAGCATTTAAGCTACATGGAAGCATTGCAGGCTGTGGAGGATCTCTGTCTCGAAGAAACTAAGAAGAGGGAGGTAAACATACATGATCATAGCTGCTATGAATATGCACTTAGAAAGCGGAGGGATGATCTTGTTGAGAATGAACATGATGCTCTGTTCATTAGCGGTAGGATTGAGCTAGATGTCATAgcaaatatattaaaagaagcagaagatCTGAATGGCAATCAATTTGGATACGAGGACAGTTACAATGGTATAAATTCTCAGTTATGTGACTTGGAAACTGGTGAAAACAATGATTGGAAAACCAAGGACGATGCACATCAAATGGACACTTGCATACAAGTTGTGATTCAGAGACAGAAACACCAGTTATCCATAGAG CTCAGCAAAATAGATGCTCGAATCATGCGAAATGTAACTGGGATGCAGCAGTTGGAACTCAAACTTGAGCCTGTTTCTGCCCATGATTATCGATTGATATTGTTACCTTTAGTGAAGTCGTACATGAGG GCACATTTGGAGGATTTAGCCGAGAAGGATGCCACAGAGAAGTCTGATGCTGCAAGGGAAGCATTTTTAGCAGAACTGGCACTTGATTCTAAGAAGAGTGCTCGAGGAGGAAGCGATAATTTGAGAAATATACAGGACAAATCAAAGGATAAGAGAAAAAACAGAGATTACAGGAAAACCAAAGATTCAAAg GCTACTTTTGGCAATGAGCAGCACTTGCTTCATGATGAGACTGCAGAGCAAAG TTCCTTTCTAGTTGCATCTGATGGTGATCACCCAGATTCTGAGACTCTTCTTTCAATGAATGGTGATGACTTAAAACAACAAGAGGAAGAGTTTAGACGTAAAATTGAACTTGAAGCAGAGGAAAGAAAACTAGAAGAAACTCTCGAATATCAAAGACGAATTGAGAATGAGGCTAAAATGAAGCACCTTGCTGAACAACAATATAAGAAATCCAATAGAACCTTTCCAGAAAAGGTGGCTGGCGGACAGCATGATAGTAATTTGGAATGTGATTCTGATGCTGTACATGAGCCATTG GAACATTTGACATATAAGAATGGGTTTCCCAATGATATAGAAGTAATGCCCATGGTAAGTGGTGCTGCAGTGCCGGTCAAACCTTGGATATCTAATGCGCAAATGACCAGTGGTACTCATAACACAAAAGCAAATCAAG GACCATCTAGCGAAGGAACTTCTGATGATAGTATTTTGCCTTCTGACCGCCGGACAGGAAGGAGAGGTAGGCGGCAGAAGAGTGCCACTAGATCTTTTGATGGAAAATATCAACCAGTTTCAGCAGAAAAGAACAATGGTGAAGTTGGAAATG GGGACAATGGAACTAAGACACTGAGACAATTACAGGCAgaggaagatgatgaagaaAGGTTCCAAGCTGACCTAAAAAAGGCTGTACGCCAAAGCCTTG ACGCATTTCAAGCGCATCAGCAAGCACCCTTGATTTCAAGCTCGAGGAGGCCACAAAATTTACCTCTGGAAGTTAACAGTGCTGGTGTTTCACCAAATGAAGTTGCAATTAAAAGTGTTAATGAAACTGATGTAGTTGGCGCAGGCCTGCAGAATGATGTTGGTGAATACAATTGTTTTCTGAATGTTATTATACAG TCCTTATGGCATTTAAGGCGGTTTCGAGAGGAGTTCTTGCAGAGATCAGCATCAGAGCATGTTCATGTGGGGGAACCATGTGTTGTCTGTGCATTATATGATATTTTCACTGCCCTGACCACTGCTTCTACAGACATGCTAAGAGAAGCTGTTGCTCCTACATCTCTGAGAATAGCTCTGAGCAATTTGTATCCAGATAGTAATTTTTTCCAGGAG GCTCAGATGAATGATGCTTCTGAAGTATTGGCAGTAATATTTGATTGTCTTCATCGGGCATTTACTTCTGGTTCAACTGGTAGTGGTTCCGATTCTGACTCAGTGGAAAGCAGTGGCACGGGATTTTGGGATTGTACAAACAATGCTTGTTTAGTGCATTCTCTTTTTGGAATGGATATTTTTGAACGTATGAATTGCTATAGCTGTGGTTTAGAGTCCAGACATCTGAAGTACACTTCTTTCTTTCATAATATAAATGCTAGTGCCCTTCGAACGATGAAG GTCATGTGTTCTGAAAACTCTTTTGATGAGCTATTAAATCTAGTGGAGATGAATCATCAACTGGCTTGTGATCCCGAGGTTGGTGGTTGTGGGAAGTTTAACTATATCCATCACATTCTGTCGACTGCACCACATGTTTTTACAACAG TTCTGGGATGGCAAAATACATGTGAAAGTGTTGAGGATATAGCAGCAACATTGGCAGCTCTTAGTACTGAGATAGATATCAGTGCGCTGTACCGCGGTCTGGATCCAAAAAACATGCATAGCTTGGTTTCAGTG GTTTGCTATTATGGGCAACATTATCATTGCTTTGCCTATAGTCAGGACCATGAACGATGGATAATGTATGATGACAAAACTGTCAAG GTAATTGGTAGCTGGGCAGATGTTCTTTCCATGTGTGAAAGAGGGCACTTGCAACCTCAGGTTCTTTTCTTTGAAGCTGTAAACTAG
- the LOC110600623 gene encoding uncharacterized protein LOC110600623 isoform X2, translating into MGHKKRNPTTRSKLAPPSTPAAVAAADEAENSNNLSLVKIEQPIFPEPDVSSYSAIKSECERALTALRRGNHTKALRLMKESCTRHGDNSPHAALIHRVQGTVCVKVASIIDDPNAKQRHLKNAIDSARRAAELSPNSIEFAHFYANLLYEAANDGKEYEDVMKECDRALDILNPIDPAKESLQDESQQRITTAEARIAHVQSELRSLKQKSSIASISTWMKNLGTGEEIRLIPIRRATEDPMEVKLVQTRRPNEIKKATKTPEERRKEIEVRVAAARLLQQKSESSLGHNGGERSDKGVEAPSGSDRRGERRKYGINARKNGTNKERKDWVQSYWNSMSMEMKSDLLKIRVSDLMGYFGSFKDGLASEVLNEALAFAEENKTWGFWMCCRCFEKFADSESHIHHVVQEHMGNLMPKMQAVLPQSVDNEWIEMILNCSWKPLDISSAAKMLGSRGKDQDADVVEDFYSGARNEECDDCFKDAWDSSPKKENLRDCYNDFTMESNDPDKVSSIECKECDGNQGPMAYSIDSWPLSEDSERGKLLEKIHALFEAFIKHKYLAASHLNKVIQLTMDELQTLASGSQLLNHGIDQTPLCICFLGASQLRKVLKFLQEISHSCGLGRYSEKSSTVDDLSAAQGPEIKEKIVLNSDASCLYLDECLLPSECAPGTCLHDNMVTATSTNVGNGNSVLPDAAALLSWIFAGPSSGEQLQSWVRTKDKKVHQGMEILETLEKEFYHLQSLCERKCEHLSYMEALQAVEDLCLEETKKREVNIHDHSCYEYALRKRRDDLVENEHDALFISGRIELDVIANILKEAEDLNGNQFGYEDSYNGINSQLCDLETGENNDWKTKDDAHQMDTCIQVVIQRQKHQLSIELSKIDARIMRNVTGMQQLELKLEPVSAHDYRLILLPLVKSYMRAHLEDLAEKDATEKSDAAREAFLAELALDSKKSARGGSDNLRNIQDKSKDKRKNRDYRKTKDSKATFGNEQHLLHDETAEQSSFLVASDGDHPDSETLLSMNGDDLKQQEEEFRRKIELEAEERKLEETLEYQRRIENEAKMKHLAEQQYKKSNRTFPEKVAGGQHDSNLECDSDAVHEPLEHLTYKNGFPNDIEVMPMVSGAAVPVKPWISNAQMTSGTHNTKANQGPSSEGTSDDSILPSDRRTGRRGRRQKSATRSFDGKYQPVSAEKNNGEVGNGDNGTKTLRQLQAEEDDEERFQADLKKAVRQSLDAFQAHQQAPLISSSRRPQNLPLEVNSAGVSPNEVAIKSVNETDVVGAGLQNDSLWHLRRFREEFLQRSASEHVHVGEPCVVCALYDIFTALTTASTDMLREAVAPTSLRIALSNLYPDSNFFQEAQMNDASEVLAVIFDCLHRAFTSGSTGSGSDSDSVESSGTGFWDCTNNACLVHSLFGMDIFERMNCYSCGLESRHLKYTSFFHNINASALRTMKVMCSENSFDELLNLVEMNHQLACDPEVGGCGKFNYIHHILSTAPHVFTTVLGWQNTCESVEDIAATLAALSTEIDISALYRGLDPKNMHSLVSVVCYYGQHYHCFAYSQDHERWIMYDDKTVKVIGSWADVLSMCERGHLQPQVLFFEAVN; encoded by the exons ATGGGGCATAAGAAGCGCAACCCCACTACTCGGTCCAAACTAGCTCCGCCGTCTACGCCGGCGGCAGTTGCTGCCGCCGATGAAGCCGAGAATTCGAATAATCTTTCCCTCGTTAAGATCGAACAGCCTATTTTTCCTGAACCAGACGTCTCTTCTTACTCGGCAATCAAAAGTGAATGTGAGCGGGCTTTGACGGCTCTTCGCCGAGGCAATCACACCAAAGCCCTCCGCCTCATGAAGGAGTCGTGTACCCGGCACGGCGATAACTCGCCGCATGCTGCCTTAATCCACCGCGTGCAAGGTACGGTTTGTGTAAAGGTTGCCTCGATAATCGATGACCCCAACGCCAAACAGCGGCATTTGAAGAACGCGATCGACTCCGCCCGTAGAGCCGCTGAATTGTCGCCGAACTCTATAGAATTTGCGCATTTCTACGCTAATTTGCTCTATGAGGCTGCAAATGATGGGAAAGAGTACGAGGATGTTATGAAAGAGTGTGACCGCGCGTTGGATATCTTGAACCCAATTGATCCCGCCAAGGAAAGCTTGCAAGACGAGAGCCAGCAGAGGATAACGACTGCGGAAGCGAGGATTGCTCACGTGCAGAGTGAGCTGAGGAGCTTGAAGCAGAAATCGAGTATTGCGTCAATTTCGACTTGGATGAAGAATTTAGGGACTGGTGAAGAAATTAGATTGATACCCATAAGGAGAGCCACTGAGGATCCTATGGAGGTTAAGTTAGTGCAAACTAGGCGGCCCAATGAGATTAAGAAGGCGACAAAGACGCCTGAAGAGAGACGGAAAGAGATTGAAGTTAGGGTCGCTGCTGCTAGGCTATTGCAGCAGAAATCAGAGAGCAGCTTGGGACATAATGGGGGCGAGCGGAGTGACAAGGGAGTGGAAGCGCCGTCAGGGAGTGATAGGAGAGGAGAGAGGAGGAAGTATGGGATTAATGCGAGGAAGAACGGTACTAACAAGGAGAGGAAGGATTGGGTGCAGTCATATTGGAACTCAATGAGCATGGAAATGAAGAGTGATTTGTTAAAAATTCGGGTCAGTGATTTGATGGGTTATTTTGGATCGTTCAAGGATGGTTTGGCTAGTGAGGTCTTAAATGAGGCATTGGCATTTGCTGAGGAGAATAAGACATGGGGATTttggatgtgttgtagatgcTTTGAGAAGTTTGCAGATTCCGAGAGTCATATACATCATGTTGTGCAAGAGCACATGGGAAATCTTATGCCTAAAATGCAGGCAGTTTTACCTCAGAGTGTTGACAATGAATGGATTGAGATGATTCTTAATTGTTCTTGGAAGCCTCTTGATATTTCCTCTGCAGCGAAGATGCTTGGAAGTCGTGGGAAAGACCAGGATGCAGACGTTGTTGAGGATTTTTACTCAGGGGCTCGTAATGAGGAGTGTGATGATTGCTTTAAAGATGCGTGGGATTCTTCTCCAAAGAAGGAAAATTTGAGGGACTGCTATAATGATTTTACTATGGAGAGCAATGATCCAGATAAGGTTTCCAGTATTGAGTGTAAAGAATGCGATGGAAACCAGGGTCCAATGGCGTACTCTATTGATAGTTGGCCTTTGTCAGAGGACTCTGAGAGAGGAAAGCTCCTTGAGAAAATTCATGCTTTATTTGAGGCATTCATTAAACATAAGTATCTTGCAGCAAGCCATCTGAATAAGGTGATACAACTTACTATGGACGAGCTACAGACTCTTGCTTCTGGTTCTCAGCTTCTAAACCATGGCATAGACCAGACACCCTTGTGCATTTGCTTTTTGGGAGCATCACAACTTAGAAAGGTCCTCAAGTTTTTGCAGGAAATATCTCATTCTTGTGGTTTGGGAAGATATTCTGAGAAAAGTAGTACTGTTGATGATTTAAGTGCTGCTCAAGGTCCTgagataaaagagaaaattgTTCTTAATAGTGATGCCTCATGTCTTTACCTGGATGAATGTCTATTGCCATCTGAATGTGCTCCTGGTACATGTCTTCATGATAATATGGTCACAGCAACTTCTACTAACGTTGGCAATGGAAATAGCGTTCTACCTGATGCTGCTGCTTTGCTCTCATGGATATTTGCAGGCCCCTCGAGTGGGGAGCAATTGCAATCATGGGTGCGTACAAAAGATAAGAAAGTGCACCAAGGAATGGAAATTCTGGAAACACTTGAGAAGGAGTTTTACCACCTTCAGAGCCTTTGCGAGAGAAAATGTGAGCATTTAAGCTACATGGAAGCATTGCAGGCTGTGGAGGATCTCTGTCTCGAAGAAACTAAGAAGAGGGAGGTAAACATACATGATCATAGCTGCTATGAATATGCACTTAGAAAGCGGAGGGATGATCTTGTTGAGAATGAACATGATGCTCTGTTCATTAGCGGTAGGATTGAGCTAGATGTCATAgcaaatatattaaaagaagcagaagatCTGAATGGCAATCAATTTGGATACGAGGACAGTTACAATGGTATAAATTCTCAGTTATGTGACTTGGAAACTGGTGAAAACAATGATTGGAAAACCAAGGACGATGCACATCAAATGGACACTTGCATACAAGTTGTGATTCAGAGACAGAAACACCAGTTATCCATAGAG CTCAGCAAAATAGATGCTCGAATCATGCGAAATGTAACTGGGATGCAGCAGTTGGAACTCAAACTTGAGCCTGTTTCTGCCCATGATTATCGATTGATATTGTTACCTTTAGTGAAGTCGTACATGAGG GCACATTTGGAGGATTTAGCCGAGAAGGATGCCACAGAGAAGTCTGATGCTGCAAGGGAAGCATTTTTAGCAGAACTGGCACTTGATTCTAAGAAGAGTGCTCGAGGAGGAAGCGATAATTTGAGAAATATACAGGACAAATCAAAGGATAAGAGAAAAAACAGAGATTACAGGAAAACCAAAGATTCAAAg GCTACTTTTGGCAATGAGCAGCACTTGCTTCATGATGAGACTGCAGAGCAAAG TTCCTTTCTAGTTGCATCTGATGGTGATCACCCAGATTCTGAGACTCTTCTTTCAATGAATGGTGATGACTTAAAACAACAAGAGGAAGAGTTTAGACGTAAAATTGAACTTGAAGCAGAGGAAAGAAAACTAGAAGAAACTCTCGAATATCAAAGACGAATTGAGAATGAGGCTAAAATGAAGCACCTTGCTGAACAACAATATAAGAAATCCAATAGAACCTTTCCAGAAAAGGTGGCTGGCGGACAGCATGATAGTAATTTGGAATGTGATTCTGATGCTGTACATGAGCCATTG GAACATTTGACATATAAGAATGGGTTTCCCAATGATATAGAAGTAATGCCCATGGTAAGTGGTGCTGCAGTGCCGGTCAAACCTTGGATATCTAATGCGCAAATGACCAGTGGTACTCATAACACAAAAGCAAATCAAG GACCATCTAGCGAAGGAACTTCTGATGATAGTATTTTGCCTTCTGACCGCCGGACAGGAAGGAGAGGTAGGCGGCAGAAGAGTGCCACTAGATCTTTTGATGGAAAATATCAACCAGTTTCAGCAGAAAAGAACAATGGTGAAGTTGGAAATG GGGACAATGGAACTAAGACACTGAGACAATTACAGGCAgaggaagatgatgaagaaAGGTTCCAAGCTGACCTAAAAAAGGCTGTACGCCAAAGCCTTG ACGCATTTCAAGCGCATCAGCAAGCACCCTTGATTTCAAGCTCGAGGAGGCCACAAAATTTACCTCTGGAAGTTAACAGTGCTGGTGTTTCACCAAATGAAGTTGCAATTAAAAGTGTTAATGAAACTGATGTAGTTGGCGCAGGCCTGCAGAATGAT TCCTTATGGCATTTAAGGCGGTTTCGAGAGGAGTTCTTGCAGAGATCAGCATCAGAGCATGTTCATGTGGGGGAACCATGTGTTGTCTGTGCATTATATGATATTTTCACTGCCCTGACCACTGCTTCTACAGACATGCTAAGAGAAGCTGTTGCTCCTACATCTCTGAGAATAGCTCTGAGCAATTTGTATCCAGATAGTAATTTTTTCCAGGAG GCTCAGATGAATGATGCTTCTGAAGTATTGGCAGTAATATTTGATTGTCTTCATCGGGCATTTACTTCTGGTTCAACTGGTAGTGGTTCCGATTCTGACTCAGTGGAAAGCAGTGGCACGGGATTTTGGGATTGTACAAACAATGCTTGTTTAGTGCATTCTCTTTTTGGAATGGATATTTTTGAACGTATGAATTGCTATAGCTGTGGTTTAGAGTCCAGACATCTGAAGTACACTTCTTTCTTTCATAATATAAATGCTAGTGCCCTTCGAACGATGAAG GTCATGTGTTCTGAAAACTCTTTTGATGAGCTATTAAATCTAGTGGAGATGAATCATCAACTGGCTTGTGATCCCGAGGTTGGTGGTTGTGGGAAGTTTAACTATATCCATCACATTCTGTCGACTGCACCACATGTTTTTACAACAG TTCTGGGATGGCAAAATACATGTGAAAGTGTTGAGGATATAGCAGCAACATTGGCAGCTCTTAGTACTGAGATAGATATCAGTGCGCTGTACCGCGGTCTGGATCCAAAAAACATGCATAGCTTGGTTTCAGTG GTTTGCTATTATGGGCAACATTATCATTGCTTTGCCTATAGTCAGGACCATGAACGATGGATAATGTATGATGACAAAACTGTCAAG GTAATTGGTAGCTGGGCAGATGTTCTTTCCATGTGTGAAAGAGGGCACTTGCAACCTCAGGTTCTTTTCTTTGAAGCTGTAAACTAG